A window of the Helianthus annuus cultivar XRQ/B chromosome 4, HanXRQr2.0-SUNRISE, whole genome shotgun sequence genome harbors these coding sequences:
- the LOC110936330 gene encoding uncharacterized protein LOC110936330 isoform X2 has translation MPFNCADTKPNHTNQTQRNRSLQKLLSSFNFTPSSPCSQQPHTSTPSFPLSSQSTPPPRSSLIPPATTIVLVVADISSSNTTTTTGGGTVVGGAGDRFKHERRTERERSGGERETPGEKRAAPPLTAATNAGDGKNGGGRRGAVAALRFVVQVHVMVMQLNRILVCLRHSRDRVRISGSGSKFGQQLRFGSSSVRRLG, from the exons ATGCCTTTTAATTGTGCAGACACAAAACCAAACCACACAAACCAAACACAGAGAAATCGATCACTTCAAAAGCTTCTCTCAAGCTTCAACTTCACACCCTCATCTCCTTGTTCACAACAACCACACACCTCCACTCCCTCATTTCCCCTATCGAGTCAgtcgaccccccccccccggtcttCTCTTATACCGCCAGCCACCACCATCGTTTTGGTGGTGGCGGATATCAGCAGcagcaacaccaccaccactacaggTGGCGGCACTGTGGTGGGTGGTGCCGGAGATAGGTTCAAGCACGAGAGGAGGACCGAGAGAGAGAGGAGTGGCGGAGAAAGAGAGACACCGGGAGAAAAGAGAGCcgcgccgccgctcacggcggcgacGAACGCCGGCGACGGCAAGAACGGCGGTGGACGAAGGGGGGCAGTAGCGGCGCTTCGGTTCGTGGTTCAGGTTCACG TTATGGTGATGCAGCTCAACAGGATCTTGGTTTGTCTCAGGCACAGTCGGGATAGAGTTCGAATCTCAGGTTCTGGGTCAAAGTTTGGTCAACAGCTTCGGTTCGGCTCCAGTTCAGTCAGACGGCTCGGATAA
- the LOC110936330 gene encoding uncharacterized protein LOC110936330 isoform X3, which translates to MPFNCADTKPNHTNQTQRNRSLQKLLSSFNFTPSSPCSQQPHTSTPSFPLSSQSTPPPRSSLIPPATTIVLVVADISSSNTTTTTGGGTVVGGAGDRFKHERRTERERSGGERETPGEKRAAPPLTAATNAGDGKNGGGRRGAVAALRFVVQVHAQQDLGLSQAQSG; encoded by the exons ATGCCTTTTAATTGTGCAGACACAAAACCAAACCACACAAACCAAACACAGAGAAATCGATCACTTCAAAAGCTTCTCTCAAGCTTCAACTTCACACCCTCATCTCCTTGTTCACAACAACCACACACCTCCACTCCCTCATTTCCCCTATCGAGTCAgtcgaccccccccccccggtcttCTCTTATACCGCCAGCCACCACCATCGTTTTGGTGGTGGCGGATATCAGCAGcagcaacaccaccaccactacaggTGGCGGCACTGTGGTGGGTGGTGCCGGAGATAGGTTCAAGCACGAGAGGAGGACCGAGAGAGAGAGGAGTGGCGGAGAAAGAGAGACACCGGGAGAAAAGAGAGCcgcgccgccgctcacggcggcgacGAACGCCGGCGACGGCAAGAACGGCGGTGGACGAAGGGGGGCAGTAGCGGCGCTTCGGTTCGTGGTTCAGGTTCACG CTCAACAGGATCTTGGTTTGTCTCAGGCACAGTCGGGATAG
- the LOC110936330 gene encoding uncharacterized protein LOC110936330 isoform X1 translates to MPFNCADTKPNHTNQTQRNRSLQKLLSSFNFTPSSPCSQQPHTSTPSFPLSSQSTPPPRSSLIPPATTIVLVVADISSSNTTTTTGGGTVVGGAGDRFKHERRTERERSGGERETPGEKRAAPPLTAATNAGDGKNGGGRRGAVAALRFVVQVHGTVGIEFESQVLGQSLVNSFGSAPVQSDGSDKLRVEWVWSTQSTSFDVLT, encoded by the exons ATGCCTTTTAATTGTGCAGACACAAAACCAAACCACACAAACCAAACACAGAGAAATCGATCACTTCAAAAGCTTCTCTCAAGCTTCAACTTCACACCCTCATCTCCTTGTTCACAACAACCACACACCTCCACTCCCTCATTTCCCCTATCGAGTCAgtcgaccccccccccccggtcttCTCTTATACCGCCAGCCACCACCATCGTTTTGGTGGTGGCGGATATCAGCAGcagcaacaccaccaccactacaggTGGCGGCACTGTGGTGGGTGGTGCCGGAGATAGGTTCAAGCACGAGAGGAGGACCGAGAGAGAGAGGAGTGGCGGAGAAAGAGAGACACCGGGAGAAAAGAGAGCcgcgccgccgctcacggcggcgacGAACGCCGGCGACGGCAAGAACGGCGGTGGACGAAGGGGGGCAGTAGCGGCGCTTCGGTTCGTGGTTCAGGTTCACG GCACAGTCGGGATAGAGTTCGAATCTCAGGTTCTGGGTCAAAGTTTGGTCAACAGCTTCGGTTCGGCTCCAGTTCAGTCAGACGGCTCGGATAAACTTCGAGTAGAATGGGTttggtcaactcagtcaacatcTTTCGACGTTTTGACATAA